In Thermodesulforhabdaceae bacterium, the following proteins share a genomic window:
- a CDS encoding HrpE/YscL family type III secretion apparatus protein codes for MALSFAIKKGSVILSPDKKVLKAREYLTFVEASGLIAAAEEEANRIVSEAQETVEAIRKKGYQEGLMEGKQKIAEKMFETVQKTVDYLASSEEMLCDIVINAVRRVIGEFDDRDLVIRIVRNAMAVVRSQKHVVIKVSPQDAEFVKMEVNSLLQQFPAVEFIEVVSDSRLAPKSCILESEMGIVDASVEVQLKALRNALMKTVKKMT; via the coding sequence ATGGCTCTCTCTTTTGCAATAAAAAAAGGCTCTGTAATTCTTTCGCCGGATAAGAAGGTGCTGAAAGCCCGGGAATACCTGACATTTGTTGAAGCTTCCGGGCTTATCGCTGCTGCTGAAGAGGAAGCGAATCGCATTGTTTCTGAAGCTCAAGAGACCGTAGAGGCTATCCGGAAGAAAGGATACCAAGAGGGCCTTATGGAAGGTAAGCAAAAGATTGCAGAGAAGATGTTTGAGACGGTTCAGAAGACAGTGGATTACCTGGCTTCTTCTGAAGAAATGCTCTGCGATATCGTAATTAATGCTGTAAGACGAGTAATTGGTGAGTTTGACGATAGAGACCTGGTTATACGGATTGTTCGAAACGCCATGGCTGTAGTGAGAAGCCAGAAACATGTGGTGATAAAAGTTTCGCCTCAGGATGCCGAGTTTGTTAAAATGGAAGTAAACAGTCTCTTACAACAGTTTCCTGCTGTTGAATTTATTGAAGTGGTATCAGATAGTCGTCTTGCTCCAAAGAGTTGTATTCTGGAAAGTGAAATGGGCATTGTTGACGCCAGCGTTGAAGTTCAGCTTAAAGCCCTTCGCAACGCCCTTATGAAGACGGTTAAAAAAATGACCTGA
- a CDS encoding SctK family type III secretion system sorting platform protein: protein MSYLKKLLKENPSLLMTIVDYHFFPLRSAHPDHGRIFFGEENPLLGHLAEKSLRYERCVNRLVLKSLKWEEDLHHFERREKRLLLTDSLFLEEAVFATGLVIYSGEIAKEVRGDRVRSLKKQLGQKWYYFALKKVPFFFAPLEFEVSLPHDLSDFSKECFRQGFSLWKRVLEPAGPGSFERLLIKLSSHLSDEGGTVSPFPISQEKAFSVVRRVVKSLEGGAKWLSLLQ, encoded by the coding sequence ATGTCTTACTTAAAGAAACTTCTTAAAGAAAATCCCTCTCTTTTGATGACCATTGTTGATTATCACTTTTTCCCCTTGAGGTCAGCCCATCCGGATCATGGAAGAATTTTTTTTGGTGAAGAGAACCCCCTTTTGGGTCATCTGGCGGAAAAGAGTCTTCGCTACGAAAGATGTGTAAATCGCCTTGTTTTGAAATCTCTGAAATGGGAAGAGGACCTGCATCATTTTGAACGACGGGAAAAACGACTTCTTTTAACGGATAGTTTATTTCTGGAGGAAGCAGTTTTTGCAACGGGCCTTGTTATTTACTCTGGAGAAATTGCTAAGGAAGTAAGAGGCGATCGGGTTAGAAGTCTTAAGAAGCAGCTTGGTCAAAAGTGGTATTATTTTGCTTTGAAAAAGGTGCCTTTTTTTTTCGCTCCACTGGAATTTGAAGTTTCTCTTCCTCATGATTTATCCGATTTTTCTAAGGAGTGTTTCCGCCAGGGATTTTCTCTCTGGAAAAGGGTTCTGGAACCTGCAGGTCCTGGATCTTTTGAGAGACTCCTTATAAAGCTTTCTTCCCATCTTTCTGATGAGGGAGGCACAGTTTCTCCTTTTCCAATTTCTCAGGAAAAGGCTTTCAGTGTCGTAAGACGGGTTGTAAAGAGCCTGGAAGGAGGAGCAAAATGGCTCTCTCTTTTGCAATAA
- the sctJ gene encoding type III secretion inner membrane ring lipoprotein SctJ: MKVKGLMAKGRMLGVVFWWLSLLFLLSGCKVELYTNLQEEEVNEMMSLLLRHNIACEKVPGQEQTFTLLVDEKKIATSLELFREYGYPRPKFKNLGEVFKREGMVSSPMEERVRFIYALSQELAGTISNIDGVLSARVHIVLPENNPLSDKTLPSAASVFIKHRPELDVASLLPKIKSLVAHSIEGLSYDRVAVVLVESQSTTSKAASSPETRPQSSTGMFILLGVALLLLGFTMGGLGFYLVARKGFFYPKRGLSSDS, translated from the coding sequence ATGAAAGTAAAAGGTCTTATGGCAAAGGGGCGAATGCTGGGAGTGGTGTTCTGGTGGCTCTCTCTTTTATTTCTGCTTTCTGGGTGCAAGGTTGAACTTTACACGAATCTTCAGGAAGAAGAAGTCAACGAGATGATGTCTCTTCTTCTCAGGCATAATATCGCCTGTGAAAAGGTTCCCGGCCAGGAGCAGACCTTTACGCTTCTCGTTGATGAAAAGAAAATAGCTACATCTCTTGAACTCTTTCGAGAATACGGTTACCCAAGGCCGAAGTTTAAAAACCTGGGGGAAGTGTTTAAGAGAGAGGGCATGGTTTCTTCTCCTATGGAAGAGAGGGTTCGCTTTATCTACGCCCTTTCTCAAGAGTTGGCCGGAACTATAAGTAACATTGATGGAGTTCTTTCTGCCAGAGTTCACATTGTTTTACCAGAGAATAACCCTTTGAGTGACAAGACTCTTCCCTCAGCGGCCTCTGTTTTTATAAAGCATCGTCCTGAGCTGGATGTGGCCTCCCTTCTTCCGAAAATCAAATCTCTTGTGGCTCACAGCATTGAAGGTCTTAGCTACGATAGGGTAGCCGTTGTTCTTGTGGAATCCCAGAGTACTACTTCAAAAGCAGCTTCTTCTCCCGAGACCAGGCCGCAATCAAGTACAGGGATGTTCATACTCCTCGGGGTAGCTTTACTTTTATTAGGTTTTACAATGGGAGGGCTTGGCTTTTACCTTGTTGCTCGAAAAGGTTTTTTTTATCCTAAAAGAGGTTTGTCCTCTGATTCCTGA
- the sctI gene encoding type III secretion system inner rod subunit SctI: protein MIESVQTKKIVEQGIEEAGKGASSEKLSTPKEGDVEKFESALSQGVSGENHVETTKIPSQQPEAISPGDKILRSLDAQRESFEGYVKEIDQALGRATEDKNVSPAELLGLQWKLQQASLELEVTTKVVEKGNEGVSTLLKNQG from the coding sequence ATGATAGAATCTGTTCAAACAAAGAAAATTGTAGAACAGGGAATTGAAGAAGCAGGGAAGGGGGCATCTTCAGAGAAGCTCTCCACGCCAAAAGAGGGGGATGTAGAAAAATTTGAGTCTGCCCTTTCCCAGGGTGTCTCGGGGGAAAATCATGTAGAGACGACAAAAATTCCTTCTCAGCAACCGGAAGCAATTTCTCCCGGGGATAAAATTCTTCGATCTCTGGATGCGCAAAGAGAGTCCTTTGAAGGATATGTTAAAGAAATAGATCAGGCTCTCGGTAGAGCTACAGAGGATAAAAATGTATCTCCTGCAGAACTTTTAGGCCTTCAGTGGAAGCTTCAGCAGGCAAGTCTTGAGCTTGAGGTTACTACAAAGGTGGTGGAAAAGGGTAATGAGGGGGTTTCAACCCTTCTTAAGAATCAGGGCTGA
- a CDS encoding HrpB1 family type III secretion system apparatus protein, translated as MEFESRLVKILMELGMMASGYHWKDDAEKIFTGLRVMRPQAEEPFIGLALMWMMAGSNDEAVQILKNEALSRHPESEVVKAYLALALKLSGRTSESEQVARELIAAGKNEKALQFVENLLKEM; from the coding sequence ATGGAATTTGAGAGCCGGCTTGTTAAAATATTGATGGAACTTGGGATGATGGCCAGCGGATACCACTGGAAGGATGATGCTGAAAAGATTTTCACGGGTCTAAGGGTTATGAGACCTCAGGCAGAAGAGCCCTTTATAGGTCTTGCCCTGATGTGGATGATGGCTGGAAGTAACGATGAGGCCGTTCAGATTTTGAAAAATGAAGCCCTTTCCCGTCATCCCGAAAGCGAGGTTGTAAAGGCTTATCTGGCTCTTGCTCTCAAACTTTCAGGCAGAACTAGTGAAAGCGAGCAGGTAGCCCGGGAGCTTATTGCCGCAGGCAAGAATGAAAAAGCCCTTCAATTTGTCGAGAATCTCTTAAAGGAGATGTAA
- a CDS encoding EscE/YscE/SsaE family type III secretion system needle protein co-chaperone, with product MEQQEELFLELEKQLLNDDKGVLRQELEDYLEEWRLKVKRHMDKGLPVDEFNQFQQVETALSRAKDVLQKTWSAFHPEGLK from the coding sequence ATGGAGCAGCAAGAGGAGCTATTTCTGGAGCTTGAGAAGCAGCTTCTGAATGACGATAAAGGTGTCCTGAGGCAGGAACTGGAGGACTATCTGGAAGAATGGCGTCTTAAAGTGAAAAGGCACATGGACAAAGGGCTTCCCGTAGATGAATTCAACCAGTTTCAGCAGGTTGAGACGGCCCTTTCGCGAGCAAAAGATGTTTTGCAAAAAACATGGTCTGCTTTTCATCCTGAAGGGCTGAAGTAA
- a CDS encoding EscF/YscF/HrpA family type III secretion system needle major subunit: MGISLDSLYGKMSDFVGKAESNLETHMNTMDPNDSADMLKLQMLTQKWTMATNLSTNMMNTLKEMTKEVVQNIR; encoded by the coding sequence ATGGGTATTTCACTGGACAGTCTTTATGGCAAGATGTCTGATTTTGTGGGGAAGGCAGAGAGTAATCTGGAAACCCACATGAACACCATGGATCCTAACGACAGTGCAGATATGTTGAAACTTCAGATGCTTACCCAGAAGTGGACCATGGCGACCAATCTCTCGACGAACATGATGAACACTCTGAAGGAGATGACCAAAGAGGTGGTGCAGAACATTCGCTAA
- the sctD gene encoding type III secretion system inner membrane ring subunit SctD translates to MSLIIKILSGSHRGAELLLEDGTYVLGGSDLCDIILADSDIVSNHCTLDVKGDTLSITVLEGAVSNGTREFAKGEVVLISPGTFVRFGMTVAYVFREGDSLEDLSIPNIWSREEASVEENKETSIENEKEGEKEIKSELPKDKNISFPGKWTLLVGTAGLTVAIIFLAIFFLSYKGRGEKEKAFPPVVQPGVEEIQAFISSQGYPFVRVTSKSAGLFRVEGVIASDEKRMQLKEILANKPYPIQSQVVTVKEVEDLVKSMLAPSVIGESSVDVSEDGKILISCILEDSKEAEKVRQRIQSEISFMDFLSLEWKIRTIEEMERYLEQILKENYFEGLKITREKDYLLISGSISESRKDQYRKLIKEFENRYGAGFLKEEAKIEVMTPPPPPALNIETVAIGSNSFIITSSGRKIRVGEEVENGYTVEGIEENKVVLRYSDGTKKVIPVQPTAVIKYSW, encoded by the coding sequence ATGTCGCTGATAATAAAAATACTGAGCGGATCCCACAGGGGGGCTGAACTCCTCTTAGAGGACGGAACCTATGTCCTGGGGGGGAGTGACCTCTGTGATATTATTCTAGCCGATTCAGATATTGTCTCCAATCACTGCACTTTAGATGTAAAGGGTGATACCCTCTCAATTACAGTCCTGGAAGGGGCTGTTTCTAACGGCACCAGAGAGTTTGCAAAGGGTGAAGTTGTCTTGATATCACCTGGTACTTTTGTTCGCTTTGGCATGACTGTAGCGTATGTTTTTCGTGAAGGTGATTCTTTAGAAGACCTTTCGATTCCTAACATCTGGAGCAGGGAAGAAGCTTCTGTAGAAGAAAACAAAGAAACTTCTATAGAGAATGAGAAGGAAGGTGAAAAGGAGATAAAATCCGAGTTACCGAAAGATAAAAATATATCCTTTCCTGGAAAGTGGACACTACTGGTCGGAACTGCTGGATTGACAGTAGCTATAATCTTTTTGGCCATATTTTTTCTCTCTTACAAAGGGAGAGGAGAAAAGGAAAAGGCTTTTCCTCCTGTGGTGCAACCTGGAGTTGAAGAAATTCAAGCTTTTATTTCCTCCCAGGGCTATCCCTTTGTGCGCGTGACCTCTAAATCGGCTGGTCTGTTTAGAGTAGAAGGTGTGATTGCATCTGACGAAAAGAGGATGCAACTGAAAGAGATCCTGGCAAATAAACCCTATCCCATTCAGTCTCAGGTGGTAACCGTAAAAGAAGTGGAGGATCTTGTAAAGAGTATGCTTGCTCCGTCAGTTATTGGCGAGAGCTCTGTTGATGTGAGCGAAGATGGAAAAATCCTTATCTCCTGTATCCTTGAAGATTCTAAGGAGGCCGAAAAAGTTCGTCAGAGGATTCAAAGTGAAATCTCTTTTATGGATTTTCTATCTCTTGAATGGAAGATCCGCACCATAGAGGAAATGGAAAGGTATCTGGAACAGATCTTGAAAGAAAATTATTTTGAAGGGTTAAAGATAACGCGAGAAAAGGATTATCTTTTAATTAGTGGTTCTATTTCTGAGAGCAGGAAAGATCAGTATCGGAAGCTCATTAAGGAGTTTGAAAATCGCTACGGTGCTGGTTTTCTTAAGGAAGAAGCAAAAATAGAGGTAATGACGCCACCGCCTCCTCCTGCTCTTAATATAGAGACGGTGGCAATAGGTTCAAACAGTTTTATTATAACTTCTTCCGGTCGGAAGATAAGGGTAGGAGAAGAGGTGGAGAATGGCTACACCGTTGAAGGGATCGAAGAGAACAAGGTGGTTCTCCGTTATAGCGATGGAACCAAGAAGGTCATTCCGGTGCAGCCGACCGCTGTTATAAAGTATAGTTGGTGA
- a CDS encoding SpoIIE family protein phosphatase → MKMLPKGLRFTLIASILSAVGFLFIVIFLCYYFYSRSIVEDLIRKNAFHLTSSTVNEIEVFLRGIEKVTTTTAIGIEAADNTFEERENLIREMVKNNPEIYGSTFAMEPSFTTSFNGGEATMLYAPYWYRSDQDIRFRYLNYDYTRSDWYLMPKELQKPCWSEPYFDEGGGECLMTTYSVPFFTNQGEKKVFSGVVTVDISLKKLQDIVESIKIGRSGYAFIISQNGTFVMHPDDQLIMNETIFTIAEARKDRALREIGRRMIRGETGYEAITDWKTDKEAWLVFMPLPSSEWSVGVIFPKDELLENITKLNWIVVFIGASGLAILCIIVVLVSNSITRPLITLCKVTDEIAQGNLEASLPAVSSGNEIALLASSFASMQESLKGYIQELSRTIAEKERIASELTIAREIQMGILPKVFPPFPDREEFDIHAVLHPAREVGGDFYDFFFTEKDRFWVAVGDVSGKGVPASLFMAVTRTLIKAKANGATSPGVVLEAVNRDLSGDNPSLLFVTIFLGMLDTRTGLFTYANGGHNSPYLTNGKEVKPRQLPTTKGLALGVHDGFKYREGTVKLEPGDIITFYTDGVTEAVNEKGEFFSTVRLESLLENFKGTSPKVIVEELLRNIKDFSGNAPQADDITIMIMKFNGF, encoded by the coding sequence ATGAAAATGCTCCCTAAAGGTCTTAGATTTACCCTTATTGCATCAATCCTTTCTGCTGTTGGCTTTTTGTTTATTGTAATCTTTTTATGTTACTATTTTTATTCCAGGTCTATTGTTGAAGACCTGATAAGAAAAAATGCATTTCATCTTACCTCATCTACCGTGAATGAGATTGAAGTGTTTTTGCGCGGCATAGAAAAGGTGACTACAACCACTGCTATTGGTATAGAAGCTGCTGACAATACCTTCGAAGAGAGAGAGAATCTTATAAGGGAGATGGTGAAGAATAACCCGGAGATATATGGCAGTACTTTTGCCATGGAGCCTTCTTTTACGACGAGTTTTAATGGTGGAGAGGCGACAATGCTCTATGCCCCCTACTGGTATCGGAGTGATCAGGATATTCGCTTTCGTTACCTTAACTATGATTACACGAGATCGGACTGGTATCTGATGCCTAAAGAACTTCAAAAACCCTGCTGGTCCGAGCCATATTTTGATGAAGGCGGCGGTGAGTGTCTCATGACCACTTACTCAGTTCCTTTCTTTACGAATCAGGGGGAGAAAAAGGTCTTTTCCGGCGTTGTCACCGTGGATATTTCCCTTAAAAAACTTCAGGATATTGTCGAGTCAATAAAAATCGGCCGGAGTGGTTATGCTTTCATAATAAGTCAAAATGGAACCTTTGTCATGCACCCTGATGACCAGTTGATAATGAACGAGACCATATTTACCATTGCTGAGGCAAGAAAAGACAGAGCTCTACGAGAGATTGGCCGTCGCATGATTCGGGGAGAAACCGGCTATGAAGCTATAACAGACTGGAAAACAGATAAAGAGGCCTGGCTCGTTTTTATGCCTCTTCCTTCCTCAGAGTGGTCCGTGGGGGTAATTTTCCCGAAAGATGAACTTCTTGAAAACATCACAAAGCTTAACTGGATAGTAGTATTTATCGGGGCCTCAGGACTTGCTATACTCTGTATTATTGTGGTTCTGGTAAGTAATTCTATAACCCGTCCTCTTATTACCCTTTGTAAAGTAACCGATGAAATTGCCCAGGGTAATCTGGAGGCATCCCTTCCGGCTGTATCTTCGGGAAATGAAATTGCCTTGCTTGCCTCTTCTTTTGCTTCGATGCAAGAATCTCTTAAAGGTTACATTCAGGAGCTTTCCAGAACCATTGCAGAAAAAGAGCGTATTGCAAGTGAGCTCACAATTGCCAGGGAAATCCAGATGGGAATTCTACCAAAAGTCTTTCCACCCTTTCCGGATCGAGAGGAATTTGACATTCATGCGGTCCTTCATCCAGCCCGAGAGGTGGGAGGAGACTTTTATGACTTTTTCTTCACTGAAAAAGATCGCTTCTGGGTAGCTGTAGGGGATGTATCGGGTAAAGGGGTTCCTGCTTCTCTCTTTATGGCAGTAACGAGAACTCTCATCAAGGCAAAAGCTAATGGGGCAACTTCACCGGGGGTGGTCCTTGAGGCGGTAAATCGGGATCTCAGTGGTGACAATCCTTCCCTTCTTTTTGTAACTATTTTCTTAGGTATGCTCGACACCAGAACGGGTCTTTTTACTTACGCAAATGGCGGTCATAATTCCCCCTATCTTACTAATGGTAAAGAGGTAAAACCCCGGCAGCTTCCCACCACGAAAGGACTGGCCCTGGGAGTCCACGATGGTTTTAAATACCGGGAAGGAACGGTTAAGCTGGAACCTGGTGATATAATCACATTTTACACCGATGGGGTAACGGAAGCCGTCAATGAGAAGGGGGAATTTTTTTCAACGGTAAGGCTTGAGTCTCTTCTTGAAAACTTTAAGGGAACCTCGCCGAAGGTAATAGTTGAAGAGCTTCTCAGGAATATAAAAGATTTTTCTGGAAACGCCCCTCAAGCTGACGATATTACCATAATGATAATGAAATTTAATGGTTTTTAG
- a CDS encoding ABC transporter substrate-binding protein, with amino-acid sequence MWLKWFILFGVAFVVEISPGKGFSQEMITFLPQWVPQAQFAGYYMAYHKGIYEKYNLHVTIVQGGPEKPPDEYLADGRVDVSSLWLIRGIQLRDRGLMIVNIGQIIQRSALMLAAKKSSEINTLESLKGKRVSLWDDVFGVQARAFFKKYGLHVFILPQGYSVNLFLRGIVDVASVMEYNEYYQILMSGINADELITFSFADFGLGFPEDGLYVLEKTFEKNPQMWNSFVTASLEGWEYAFSHPEETLDVIMDHLRRAHVPTSRVHQRWMLEKMKKLILPDDASAGVLRKKDYEATRETLKDLGIISSTITYDSFYRGKR; translated from the coding sequence ATGTGGCTTAAATGGTTTATTTTGTTCGGGGTGGCTTTTGTCGTTGAAATTTCTCCTGGTAAAGGTTTCTCCCAGGAAATGATAACCTTTCTTCCCCAGTGGGTTCCTCAGGCTCAATTTGCAGGATATTACATGGCTTACCATAAAGGCATCTACGAAAAATACAATCTTCATGTCACCATCGTCCAGGGAGGCCCCGAGAAACCTCCCGACGAGTACCTTGCCGATGGCCGCGTTGATGTTTCCTCCCTGTGGCTCATACGAGGGATTCAGCTCAGGGATCGAGGTCTCATGATTGTCAACATAGGTCAGATTATTCAGCGGTCGGCTCTAATGCTTGCGGCAAAAAAATCGAGCGAGATAAACACATTAGAAAGTTTGAAAGGGAAACGGGTTAGCCTCTGGGATGATGTCTTCGGCGTTCAAGCGAGAGCTTTTTTTAAGAAATATGGCCTTCATGTTTTCATTCTTCCTCAGGGATATTCTGTGAATCTTTTTCTTAGGGGGATTGTGGATGTAGCCTCTGTGATGGAATATAATGAGTATTATCAGATACTAATGTCTGGTATAAATGCGGATGAACTGATTACCTTTTCTTTTGCCGATTTTGGTCTTGGTTTTCCTGAAGATGGGCTATATGTTCTGGAGAAAACTTTTGAGAAAAACCCGCAGATGTGGAATTCCTTTGTTACTGCTTCCCTGGAGGGATGGGAGTATGCCTTTTCACATCCTGAGGAGACCCTTGATGTTATAATGGATCATCTTCGTCGGGCCCATGTTCCCACCAGCCGGGTTCATCAAAGATGGATGCTTGAGAAAATGAAAAAACTTATACTGCCCGACGATGCTAGTGCCGGCGTTTTAAGGAAAAAGGATTACGAAGCCACCAGGGAGACTCTGAAAGATCTGGGGATAATTTCCTCTACGATTACTTACGATAGCTTCTACAGAGGGAAAAGGTGA
- a CDS encoding ATP-binding protein, whose protein sequence is MVKLILPAEIGHLQSFLDIVEGFAKSLSFPASKTQKLVLIMEEALLNVVNHAYGGEEPGPVEVRCWEEDESIMLEIRDKGRPFNPVDAPDPDLTAGVTERPIGGLGIFLIKKIADEVKYRREKDENILTMIIRKEA, encoded by the coding sequence ATGGTTAAACTAATCCTTCCCGCGGAGATAGGACATCTTCAAAGTTTCCTTGATATTGTGGAAGGCTTTGCAAAAAGTCTATCCTTTCCCGCCTCAAAAACTCAGAAGCTTGTTTTAATTATGGAGGAGGCCCTGCTCAATGTAGTAAACCATGCTTATGGTGGGGAAGAGCCCGGTCCTGTGGAAGTTCGCTGTTGGGAAGAAGACGAATCCATTATGCTTGAGATAAGAGATAAAGGTCGTCCTTTCAATCCTGTGGATGCACCTGATCCGGATCTCACAGCAGGGGTAACAGAAAGACCGATCGGAGGCCTCGGGATTTTTCTCATAAAAAAGATCGCCGATGAGGTAAAGTATCGGCGTGAGAAAGATGAGAACATCCTTACGATGATCATTCGTAAAGAGGCTTAG
- a CDS encoding sigma-54 dependent transcriptional regulator, with product MAEHYIPLELFKELIRITKDISQGKRPDPKPLFELTKEGVYPLPITELAESFGIMVVKIEAREFKLRQIIERLKTANQELRATQELLKEQNRFLKKDLRDRFANNLIGSSEAIQRLIRSIEKVADTPLNVLIEGETGTGKELVAKAIHYDSSRGEFPFVALNCGALPESLLESELFGIEKGVATGVSSRMGKIEQAHRGTLFLDEIGDMPLASQVKFLRVLEQRELERIGGRQPLKVDVRVISATNKSLEEEVEKGRFRADLYYRLNVVKIFIPPLRERKEDIPLLVNHFAEVSSLTMKREKVSFSEEAMNLLKNYNWPGNIRELRNEIERCVALASSSIILESDLSEKIQHNSSSVERPEEVIPAAITSGSISLEKIEQEALKRALSDAKGNKSEAARRLGISREGLRKKLIRYNMAVKD from the coding sequence ATGGCAGAACATTATATACCCCTTGAGCTTTTTAAAGAGTTAATACGCATTACCAAAGATATTTCCCAGGGAAAGCGTCCGGATCCCAAGCCCCTTTTTGAGCTTACAAAAGAAGGTGTTTATCCCCTGCCTATTACAGAACTAGCGGAGTCTTTCGGCATAATGGTGGTAAAGATTGAAGCTCGAGAGTTCAAGCTCCGTCAGATAATCGAGAGACTCAAGACTGCCAACCAGGAGCTCAGAGCAACTCAGGAGCTTCTCAAAGAACAGAACCGATTTCTCAAGAAGGATTTGAGAGATCGTTTTGCCAATAATCTCATTGGATCCAGTGAAGCTATTCAAAGGCTGATAAGATCCATCGAAAAGGTAGCGGATACACCTTTAAATGTTCTCATTGAGGGTGAGACGGGAACGGGGAAAGAACTCGTTGCAAAGGCCATACATTACGATAGTTCCAGGGGAGAGTTTCCCTTCGTCGCTCTTAACTGTGGAGCCCTTCCGGAATCCCTTCTCGAAAGCGAGCTTTTTGGCATAGAAAAGGGGGTTGCCACCGGGGTTAGCTCCCGGATGGGAAAAATTGAACAGGCTCACCGGGGCACCCTTTTTCTAGACGAGATTGGCGATATGCCTCTTGCCAGTCAGGTGAAATTTCTTCGGGTCCTTGAACAAAGAGAACTGGAGCGTATCGGCGGTCGTCAGCCCCTCAAAGTAGATGTGAGAGTAATATCGGCAACGAACAAGAGTCTTGAAGAAGAAGTGGAAAAGGGCCGTTTTAGAGCAGATCTCTATTACAGACTGAATGTGGTAAAAATATTTATTCCTCCCCTTAGAGAAAGAAAGGAGGATATTCCCCTTCTCGTAAACCATTTTGCTGAAGTCTCTTCCTTGACCATGAAAAGGGAAAAGGTTTCTTTCTCAGAAGAGGCCATGAACCTTCTTAAGAACTACAACTGGCCCGGGAATATTCGAGAGTTAAGAAACGAAATAGAGCGATGCGTGGCTCTTGCATCGTCATCCATTATACTTGAATCCGATCTGAGCGAAAAAATTCAACACAACTCGTCTTCTGTAGAGAGACCAGAAGAAGTGATACCTGCCGCCATAACTTCCGGATCCATCAGCCTGGAGAAGATTGAGCAGGAGGCCCTAAAAAGAGCTCTTTCTGATGCAAAAGGCAATAAATCGGAGGCCGCCAGGAGGCTTGGCATCAGCCGGGAGGGCCTCAGAAAAAAACTTATCCGTTATAACATGGCCGTTAAAGACTAA